A region from the uncultured Bacteroides sp. genome encodes:
- a CDS encoding ATP-binding protein yields the protein MKRILHEPAYSDRILQLTADTMLLVDAEGICRDITTHSDLWFLQEDILIGKNLFEIMPEHTYEKIYPEFMRVLNEKEVISKNYKLPLKSETLYFKCIMYPFNEMVLCQYRDITKRCNIRLELENANKKLKEIQKTALIGLWIYDIQTGIVTFHGYTNLLSTEKKQQISFDDYLNFVVEEDRENLTEWLINSATIAEDDSLEFRVHYYDGEIHYLRAKKLAIALGENEEITSVEGYSQNITSIRRQRNDINLLTHAIDNATEDIFAVQRDGTLIFANQQFRKHHKIPEHKELADINVNDMPYGIISKEQWKEIFSHQETKNNKYFVSENPFPDDKKILAYEHTVYYVTSDDSKKTIWALGHDISERIRYEAEIKKFNLTMDITMKNLPASIVVKDVENDFKYLYRNREADNRSIASDRAVGKSDFDYYPDEIARKKREEDIELVKSRKEIHCIREERDSDGKLTVLDRRKTMIESKDFSPIIVSIEWDITQLELMKREVLASKEKAEASDRLKSAFLANMSHEIRTPLNAIVGFSRIIADSDNMEERKEYFNIVEANNERLLQLINEILDLSKIESGMVEFSLTNIKLHTLCREIFDAHVFRCPEGVKFLVEESDVSLEITSDKNRIFQVFSNLIGNAFKFVKEGSIRYGYRKEGQYVVFYVTDTGIGIPENKMNNIFDRFVKVNNFDQGTGLGLSICRTIVERLGGDISVSSVAGQGSTFSFTLPCNSDEEVKKEKETKDTEIVDHFKMETAMIDKKEEKATTILVAEDTDSNFELLNAILGKTYQLLRAKDGIEAIKMFEETNPDLILMDIKMPNMDGLSATKIIRGLSLTIPIIALSAYAYADDIKAAKEAGCNEFLTKPLSQVKLKDALKTWLDNR from the coding sequence ATGAAAAGAATATTACACGAACCGGCGTATTCCGACAGAATATTGCAATTGACTGCTGACACAATGCTATTGGTCGATGCAGAGGGAATTTGCCGGGATATTACTACGCACAGTGATTTATGGTTTTTACAAGAAGATATACTGATTGGTAAAAACCTATTTGAGATAATGCCCGAACATACATATGAAAAAATATACCCTGAATTCATGCGTGTGCTAAATGAAAAAGAGGTAATTTCTAAAAATTATAAACTGCCACTAAAGAGTGAGACTTTATACTTTAAATGCATAATGTATCCTTTCAATGAAATGGTGCTCTGTCAATATCGGGACATCACCAAACGTTGTAATATTAGATTGGAGTTAGAAAACGCCAATAAAAAACTTAAGGAAATACAAAAAACGGCTCTAATAGGTTTATGGATATACGATATCCAAACCGGCATAGTTACATTTCATGGATATACTAACTTATTATCAACCGAAAAAAAACAGCAAATATCATTTGATGACTACTTGAACTTTGTTGTAGAAGAAGATAGAGAAAATCTAACCGAATGGCTTATAAACAGTGCCACAATAGCAGAGGATGATAGCCTTGAATTCAGAGTACATTATTATGATGGAGAAATTCACTACCTACGAGCTAAAAAATTAGCGATTGCGCTGGGCGAGAATGAAGAAATAACATCCGTTGAAGGATATTCACAAAATATCACCAGTATCAGAAGACAAAGAAATGATATAAATCTTCTTACGCATGCCATAGATAATGCTACAGAAGATATTTTTGCTGTACAAAGAGACGGAACATTGATTTTCGCTAACCAACAGTTTAGAAAGCACCACAAAATTCCTGAACACAAAGAACTTGCTGATATTAATGTAAACGATATGCCATATGGAATAATATCTAAAGAGCAATGGAAGGAAATCTTCTCTCACCAAGAAACAAAGAATAATAAATATTTCGTTTCTGAAAATCCTTTCCCGGACGACAAAAAAATATTAGCCTATGAACACACTGTATACTATGTAACAAGTGACGATAGTAAAAAAACGATTTGGGCGTTAGGGCACGATATTTCAGAGAGAATCAGATATGAAGCGGAAATAAAAAAGTTCAATCTAACGATGGACATAACGATGAAAAATCTCCCGGCAAGCATTGTTGTAAAAGATGTAGAGAATGACTTCAAATATTTATACCGTAACAGAGAAGCAGATAACAGAAGTATTGCTTCAGACAGAGCTGTAGGTAAAAGTGATTTCGATTACTACCCAGATGAAATAGCCCGAAAGAAAAGAGAGGAAGATATTGAGCTTGTCAAAAGCAGAAAAGAAATTCATTGTATCAGAGAAGAAAGAGATAGCGACGGAAAACTCACCGTATTGGACAGGAGAAAGACGATGATTGAAAGCAAAGATTTCTCGCCAATTATCGTTAGCATTGAATGGGATATTACACAATTGGAACTGATGAAACGAGAAGTGTTGGCCTCAAAAGAAAAGGCGGAAGCTTCGGATCGGTTAAAGTCTGCGTTTTTAGCAAATATGAGTCATGAAATACGTACTCCGCTCAATGCTATTGTAGGATTCTCCAGAATTATAGCAGACAGCGATAATATGGAAGAAAGAAAGGAATATTTCAATATCGTAGAAGCTAACAACGAAAGATTATTGCAACTAATTAACGAAATTCTGGATCTCTCTAAGATCGAATCTGGTATGGTGGAGTTTTCACTAACTAATATTAAGTTACACACATTGTGCCGTGAAATATTCGACGCACACGTATTCCGCTGCCCTGAAGGGGTGAAATTTTTAGTAGAAGAATCGGATGTTTCATTGGAAATAACATCCGATAAAAATCGTATTTTCCAAGTTTTCTCCAATCTCATCGGCAACGCTTTTAAATTTGTGAAAGAAGGCTCTATTCGCTATGGGTATAGAAAGGAAGGACAATACGTTGTGTTTTATGTTACCGACACCGGAATAGGCATACCTGAGAATAAAATGAATAATATTTTCGATCGATTCGTAAAAGTAAATAACTTCGATCAAGGAACAGGATTAGGATTATCCATATGTAGAACAATTGTAGAACGCTTGGGAGGAGACATATCGGTTAGCTCGGTAGCCGGACAAGGATCAACTTTTAGCTTTACCCTACCATGTAATTCAGACGAAGAAGTGAAAAAAGAAAAAGAAACAAAAGACACTGAAATTGTAGATCATTTTAAAATGGAAACTGCAATGATAGACAAAAAAGAAGAAAAAGCAACGACTATACTCGTGGCAGAAGATACAGACAGTAATTTTGAATTATTGAATGCTATTTTGGGTAAAACGTATCAATTACTACGTGCCAAAGATGGCATTGAAGCTATTAAAATGTTCGAAGAAACGAATCCGGATCTTATATTAATGGACAT